A DNA window from Mycolicibacter hiberniae contains the following coding sequences:
- a CDS encoding AMP-binding protein, giving the protein MSAYETHIPTLLANLERDKPDAAAYTFIDYDVDPAGYRETLTWSQLRNRVRVVAAELATCASPGDRVAILAPQSLEYVVGFYGALEAGMIAVPLPVPMFGVHDERVSAALRDSSPTAILTTTAAVGDIASSIKGLAGKTPVVIEIDALDLDSEPAFAPSATAHTKVAFLQYTSGSTRTPAGVMVTHTNAVSNMVQMASDTFELTGGMAPPELNVVSWMPFYHDLGLLGTVIYPMVLQVHTVHMSPMAFLAKPSRWMQELAKAPVGFTGGPNFAYELAVRRTSDEDMAGLTLGNVHTFCFGAERIHAATLRRFVDRFAKFDLNPAALRPGYGLAEASVYLTSNAPGNPPPTARFDYTKLAAGTAEPGGAEGGVELVSCGVPRACTVRIVDPETQTENPEGKVGEIWAHGPNVAAGYWHNQQATEATFGGKLVNPSPGTPQGPWLMTGDLGVISGGELYIVGRIKDLLIVDGRNHYPDDIEATVQEITGGRVAAISIPNSESEQLVTIAELKNKGGSEEEILDRLTEVRRKVTAALSKAHGLVSGDLVLVPPGAIPITTSGKIRRSSCVEIYQRDGFERLDATARSV; this is encoded by the coding sequence ATGTCGGCATATGAGACGCACATCCCGACCCTGTTGGCGAACCTGGAACGGGACAAGCCGGACGCCGCGGCCTACACCTTCATCGACTACGACGTCGACCCTGCCGGCTACCGGGAGACCCTGACGTGGTCCCAGCTGCGCAACCGGGTGCGCGTGGTTGCTGCCGAACTCGCGACCTGCGCGTCGCCGGGCGACCGGGTCGCGATCCTGGCCCCGCAGAGCCTGGAGTACGTCGTCGGATTCTACGGTGCGCTCGAGGCGGGCATGATCGCCGTGCCGTTGCCGGTGCCGATGTTCGGCGTGCACGACGAGCGGGTGTCGGCGGCCCTGCGCGACAGCTCGCCGACGGCGATCCTGACGACGACGGCGGCTGTCGGCGACATCGCCAGCTCCATCAAGGGCCTGGCCGGCAAGACTCCGGTGGTCATCGAGATCGACGCCCTGGACCTGGACTCCGAGCCGGCGTTCGCGCCGTCGGCGACCGCGCACACCAAGGTCGCGTTCCTGCAGTACACGTCCGGCTCGACTCGTACCCCGGCCGGTGTCATGGTCACGCACACCAACGCCGTCTCGAACATGGTGCAAATGGCTTCGGACACCTTCGAGCTGACCGGCGGCATGGCACCGCCGGAGCTCAACGTGGTGTCGTGGATGCCCTTCTACCACGACCTGGGTCTGCTCGGCACCGTCATCTACCCGATGGTGCTGCAGGTGCACACGGTGCACATGAGCCCCATGGCGTTTTTGGCCAAGCCCTCCCGGTGGATGCAAGAGCTGGCCAAGGCCCCGGTCGGTTTCACCGGCGGGCCGAACTTCGCCTATGAGCTGGCCGTGCGGCGGACCTCGGACGAGGACATGGCCGGGCTCACCCTGGGCAACGTGCACACCTTCTGCTTCGGAGCCGAGCGGATTCACGCCGCGACGCTGCGCCGGTTCGTCGACCGGTTCGCCAAGTTCGACCTGAACCCGGCGGCGCTGCGGCCCGGATACGGGCTGGCCGAGGCCAGCGTCTACCTCACCTCCAACGCTCCCGGCAACCCGCCGCCGACCGCGCGCTTCGACTACACCAAGCTGGCGGCCGGCACGGCCGAGCCGGGTGGGGCCGAAGGCGGGGTCGAACTGGTCAGCTGCGGGGTGCCACGCGCGTGCACCGTGCGTATCGTGGACCCGGAAACCCAGACCGAGAACCCCGAGGGGAAGGTAGGCGAGATCTGGGCGCACGGCCCCAACGTCGCGGCCGGCTATTGGCACAACCAGCAAGCCACCGAGGCGACCTTCGGCGGCAAGCTGGTCAACCCGTCGCCCGGGACGCCGCAGGGACCCTGGCTGATGACCGGTGACCTCGGCGTCATCTCCGGCGGCGAACTGTACATCGTCGGGCGAATCAAGGACCTGCTGATCGTGGATGGGCGCAACCACTATCCGGACGACATCGAGGCCACCGTCCAGGAGATCACCGGGGGGCGCGTCGCGGCCATCTCGATCCCGAACAGCGAGTCTGAGCAGCTCGTCACGATCGCCGAGTTGAAGAACAAGGGGGGATCCGAGGAGGAAATCCTGGATCGGCTGACCGAGGTTCGACGTAAGGTCACCGCCGCGCTGTCCAAGGCGCACGGCTTGGTGAGCGGGGACCTGGTCCTGGTTCCGCCGGGCGCCATCCCGATCACCACCAGCGGAAAGATTCGTCGCTCCAGCTGTGTGGAGATCTATCAGCGGGATGGGTTCGAGCGACTGGATGCGACTGCTCGGTCTGTATGA
- a CDS encoding thioesterase II family protein: MTDRTPKLYIFPHAGGSPQYYVGFSKAFTTDVKRIGVQYPGKGGTHDLGAFTSIEDLADQVCKTVAPPTASDGPVVFFGHSMGALLAFEVARRFEADGHRIAALFVSAAGAPGRAGYDNIPESDRGLLDAMSSMTGVNPEFLENEEFAAKILPTLRGLKAIANYDCPPEAQVSCPIFAFHGDEDDVATDEKVGPWAQRTTGEFSARVFTAPGHHFYLNEHLPELVGDIEDKLARLLER, encoded by the coding sequence GTGACTGACCGCACGCCGAAGCTCTATATCTTCCCGCACGCCGGCGGATCGCCGCAGTACTATGTCGGGTTCTCCAAGGCGTTCACCACCGACGTCAAACGGATCGGCGTGCAGTACCCCGGCAAGGGCGGAACGCATGACCTCGGCGCTTTCACCAGCATCGAAGACCTCGCCGACCAGGTCTGCAAGACCGTCGCGCCGCCCACGGCCTCCGACGGGCCGGTGGTCTTCTTCGGACACAGCATGGGCGCGCTGCTGGCGTTCGAGGTCGCGCGCCGGTTCGAGGCGGACGGCCACCGGATCGCCGCCCTGTTCGTCTCGGCCGCCGGTGCTCCGGGTCGGGCGGGCTACGACAACATCCCCGAGTCCGACCGGGGCCTGCTGGATGCGATGAGCTCGATGACGGGGGTCAACCCCGAGTTCCTGGAGAACGAGGAGTTCGCGGCCAAGATTCTGCCCACCCTGCGCGGCCTCAAAGCCATCGCGAACTACGACTGCCCGCCGGAGGCGCAGGTGTCGTGCCCCATTTTCGCCTTCCATGGTGACGAAGACGACGTCGCGACCGACGAAAAAGTGGGGCCCTGGGCGCAGCGCACCACCGGGGAGTTCAGTGCGCGAGTTTTCACCGCGCCCGGTCACCACTTCTACCTCAACGAACACCTGCCCGAACTGGTCGGCGACATCGAGGACAAGCTCGCGCGACTGCTTGAGCGCTGA
- the lipL gene encoding esterase/beta-lactamase LipL has translation MTQFFQGSAAGLPANIRGAADPNFSWAVRAFAAAFPGRRFGGGALAVYLDGKPVVDVWTGWADRAGRVPWSADTGAMVFSATKGAASTVIHRLVDRGLIDYDMPVARYWPEFAARGKAAITVRELMGHRAGLTHLNGVSRADLLDHRAMEARMAAAAPGPERGKPAYHALTYGWLLSGLARGVTGMSMRELFRSELAGPLGIDGLHLGRPPVDAPTRAAEIIMPQRSRSNRVVNLLAPKAAALLPYGGFGAIYFPGVMDAVRGDIPLLDTEAAAVNGVATARGLARLYGALANGGQIDGTQLLSRRIVDGLSGRRSLQLDRTVVIPLAFHLGYHAVPFGSALPGYGHVGLGGSMGWADPASGLAIGFVHNRLLTPFIGVDHGGFVATAALIRRGAAQARRKGYTPVPQLGEPFAQRDAATG, from the coding sequence ATGACACAGTTTTTCCAGGGCTCTGCCGCAGGTTTGCCGGCGAACATACGCGGCGCGGCCGACCCGAACTTCTCCTGGGCGGTGCGTGCCTTCGCGGCGGCGTTCCCGGGCCGGCGCTTCGGCGGCGGCGCCTTGGCTGTGTACCTGGACGGTAAGCCGGTGGTGGACGTCTGGACCGGTTGGGCGGACCGGGCGGGACGGGTTCCCTGGTCGGCCGACACCGGAGCGATGGTCTTCTCGGCCACCAAAGGCGCGGCCTCGACGGTGATCCACCGGCTGGTCGACCGCGGCCTCATCGACTACGACATGCCGGTCGCCCGGTACTGGCCGGAGTTCGCGGCCCGGGGTAAGGCCGCGATCACGGTGCGCGAGCTGATGGGGCACCGGGCCGGGCTGACCCACCTCAACGGTGTCAGCAGGGCGGACCTGTTGGACCACCGGGCGATGGAGGCGCGGATGGCCGCGGCGGCCCCGGGGCCCGAACGCGGAAAGCCCGCCTATCACGCATTGACCTATGGGTGGCTGCTGTCGGGGCTGGCCCGGGGCGTCACCGGTATGAGCATGCGGGAGCTGTTCCGCTCCGAGCTCGCCGGGCCGCTGGGAATCGACGGATTGCACCTGGGCCGTCCGCCGGTCGACGCGCCGACCCGGGCCGCGGAGATCATCATGCCCCAGCGCAGCCGATCGAACCGGGTGGTGAACCTGCTGGCGCCCAAGGCCGCCGCGCTGCTGCCCTACGGGGGTTTCGGCGCGATCTATTTCCCCGGCGTGATGGACGCGGTGCGCGGCGACATCCCGCTGCTGGACACCGAAGCCGCCGCCGTCAACGGGGTGGCCACCGCGCGCGGCTTGGCCCGCCTGTACGGCGCACTGGCCAACGGCGGCCAGATCGACGGCACCCAGTTGTTGTCGCGGCGGATCGTGGACGGCCTGAGCGGCCGGCGCTCCTTGCAGCTGGACCGCACGGTCGTGATCCCGCTGGCGTTCCACCTGGGCTATCACGCGGTTCCGTTCGGTTCGGCGCTGCCCGGCTACGGCCACGTCGGGCTGGGCGGTTCGATGGGCTGGGCCGACCCGGCGTCCGGGCTGGCGATCGGTTTCGTGCACAACCGGCTGCTGACCCCGTTCATCGGCGTCGACCACGGCGGTTTCGTGGCCACCGCGGCGCTGATTCGCCGGGGCGCGGCCCAGGCACGCCGGAAGGGCTACACCCCGGTGCCGCAGTTGGGGGAGCCGTTCGCGCAGCGCGACGCCGCAACCGGCTAG
- the meaB gene encoding methylmalonyl Co-A mutase-associated GTPase MeaB: MADNMSDTVAELAAAVRAGDRSVLPRAITLVESTRPDHRQQAQELLLALLPDAGGARRVGITGVPGVGKSTTIEALGMHLVEAGHRVAVLAVDPSSTRTGGSILGDKTRMQRLGAHERAYIRPSPTSGTLGGVAKATRETVVLLEAAGFDVILIETVGVGQSEVTVANMVDTFVFLTLARTGDQLQGIKKGVLELADIVVVNKADGHHLTEARAAARELSAAIRLIYPRETLWRPPVLTMSAIEGTGVAEFWETVERHRQTLIDAGEFDARRRAQQVEWTHQLVRDAVLERALSAPAVRAVRTEVEQQVLSGELTPALAAQRILEAVWD, translated from the coding sequence ATGGCCGACAACATGTCCGACACCGTCGCCGAGCTGGCGGCGGCGGTGCGTGCCGGGGACCGCTCCGTGCTTCCCCGGGCTATCACCCTGGTCGAGTCGACCCGGCCCGACCACCGTCAGCAGGCGCAGGAACTGCTGCTGGCTCTGCTGCCGGATGCCGGCGGGGCACGTCGAGTGGGCATCACCGGTGTTCCCGGTGTGGGTAAGTCCACCACCATCGAAGCGCTCGGAATGCACCTCGTCGAAGCGGGGCACCGGGTGGCGGTGCTGGCCGTCGACCCGTCGTCGACGCGTACCGGCGGGTCGATCCTCGGGGACAAAACCCGCATGCAGCGGCTCGGGGCGCACGAACGCGCCTACATCCGGCCGTCACCGACCTCGGGAACCCTGGGCGGGGTCGCCAAGGCCACCCGCGAGACGGTGGTGCTGTTGGAGGCCGCCGGTTTCGACGTGATCCTGATCGAGACCGTCGGAGTCGGCCAGTCCGAGGTCACCGTCGCCAACATGGTCGACACCTTCGTCTTTTTGACGTTGGCCCGCACCGGGGACCAGTTGCAGGGCATCAAAAAGGGTGTCCTGGAACTTGCCGACATCGTGGTGGTCAACAAGGCCGACGGCCACCACCTCACCGAGGCGCGGGCCGCCGCCCGGGAATTGTCGGCAGCGATCCGGCTCATCTACCCGCGTGAGACGCTCTGGCGACCTCCGGTGCTGACCATGAGCGCAATCGAGGGCACCGGGGTGGCGGAATTCTGGGAGACGGTGGAGCGGCACCGGCAGACGCTGATCGACGCCGGCGAGTTCGATGCCCGGCGACGGGCGCAGCAGGTCGAGTGGACACACCAGCTGGTGCGCGACGCGGTGCTCGAACGCGCGCTGTCCGCCCCCGCGGTGCGCGCAGTGCGGACCGAAGTGGAACAACAAGTACTCAGCGGGGAGCTGACCCCCGCGCTGGCGGCCCAGCGCATCCTCGAGGCGGTCTGGGACTAG
- the scpA gene encoding methylmalonyl-CoA mutase, protein MTASTSHNTLGSFADVALHGERTADPVTAEAVAEYVAGAAAAHGYAPEQLEWDTPEGIAVKPVYTAADRAAAVAQGYPLDSFPGDAPFVRGPYPTMYVNQPWTIRQYAGFSTAADSNAFYRRNLAAGQKGLSVAFDLATHRGYDSDHPRVQGDVGMAGVAIDSILDMRQLFDGIDLSAVSVSMTMNGAVLPILALYVVAAEEQGVPPEKLAGTIQNDILKEFMVRNTYIYPPKPSMRIISDIFAYTSAKMPKFNSISISGYHIQEAGATADLELAYTLADGVDYIKAGLDAGLDIDKFAPRLSFFWGIGMNFFMEVAKLRAGRLLWSELVARFDPKSAKSLSLRTHSQTSGWSLTAQDVFNNVARTCIEAMAATQGHTQSLHTNALDEALALPTDFSARIARNTQLLLQQESGTTRPIDPWGGSYYVEWLTHQLAQRARAHIAEVEAHGGMAQAISDGIPKLRIEEAAARTQARIDSGRQPLIGVNKYQVAEDQEIEVLKVENSRVRAEQLAKLEQLRAERDEAACQAALAELTRAAGTSSGQAGAEDPDGLGNNLLALAIDAARAKATLGEISDALEKVYGRHQAEIRTISGVYRDEVGKGSNIASATALVEKFAEADGRRPRILVAKMGQDGHDRGQKVIATAFADIGFDVDVGALFSTPDEVARQAADNDVHVVGVSSLAAGHLTLVPALRDALAQVGRPDIMIVVGGVIPPGDFDELYAAGATAIFPPGTVIADAAVDLLHTLAARRGYELSDPAGPAADHA, encoded by the coding sequence ATGACCGCCAGCACTTCGCACAACACCCTGGGCAGCTTCGCCGACGTCGCCCTGCACGGCGAGCGCACCGCCGACCCGGTTACCGCCGAAGCGGTCGCCGAGTACGTCGCGGGCGCCGCGGCCGCACACGGCTATGCTCCCGAACAGCTGGAATGGGACACCCCGGAGGGTATCGCGGTCAAGCCGGTGTACACCGCCGCCGACCGGGCCGCCGCGGTTGCGCAGGGCTACCCGCTGGACAGCTTCCCCGGCGACGCCCCGTTCGTGCGCGGGCCCTACCCGACGATGTACGTCAACCAGCCCTGGACCATCCGTCAGTACGCCGGATTCTCCACCGCGGCGGACTCCAACGCCTTCTACCGCCGCAACCTCGCGGCCGGCCAGAAGGGTCTGTCGGTGGCCTTCGACCTGGCCACCCACCGGGGCTACGACTCGGACCACCCGCGGGTCCAGGGTGACGTCGGAATGGCCGGAGTGGCAATCGATTCCATTCTGGACATGCGGCAGCTGTTCGACGGGATCGACCTGAGCGCGGTGAGCGTCTCGATGACCATGAACGGTGCGGTGCTGCCGATTCTGGCGCTGTACGTGGTTGCCGCCGAGGAGCAGGGTGTACCGCCGGAGAAACTGGCCGGCACCATCCAGAACGACATCCTCAAAGAGTTCATGGTGCGCAACACCTACATCTACCCGCCGAAACCCTCGATGCGGATCATCTCCGACATCTTCGCCTACACCAGCGCCAAGATGCCGAAGTTCAACTCGATCTCGATCTCCGGCTACCACATCCAGGAAGCGGGCGCCACGGCCGATCTGGAGTTGGCCTACACGCTGGCCGACGGCGTGGACTACATCAAGGCCGGTCTGGACGCCGGCCTGGACATCGACAAGTTCGCGCCCCGGCTGTCGTTCTTCTGGGGCATCGGGATGAACTTCTTCATGGAGGTCGCCAAGCTGCGTGCGGGCCGGCTGCTGTGGAGCGAGCTGGTCGCCCGCTTTGACCCCAAGAGCGCGAAATCGTTGTCGCTGCGGACGCATTCCCAGACCTCGGGATGGTCGCTGACGGCCCAGGACGTCTTCAACAACGTCGCCCGAACCTGCATCGAGGCGATGGCCGCCACGCAGGGCCACACCCAGTCGCTGCACACCAACGCCCTCGACGAGGCGTTGGCGCTGCCCACCGACTTCTCCGCCCGGATTGCCCGCAACACCCAGCTGCTGCTGCAGCAGGAGTCGGGCACCACCCGGCCGATCGACCCGTGGGGCGGGTCCTACTACGTGGAGTGGCTGACCCATCAGCTGGCCCAGCGGGCCCGGGCCCACATCGCCGAGGTCGAGGCGCACGGCGGAATGGCGCAGGCCATCAGCGACGGCATCCCGAAGCTGCGTATCGAGGAGGCCGCGGCGCGTACCCAGGCCCGCATCGACTCGGGGCGCCAGCCGTTGATCGGGGTCAACAAGTACCAGGTGGCCGAGGACCAAGAGATCGAGGTGCTCAAGGTCGAGAACAGCCGGGTGCGCGCCGAACAGCTGGCCAAGCTCGAGCAGCTGCGCGCCGAACGCGACGAGGCGGCCTGCCAGGCCGCGCTGGCCGAATTGACCCGCGCGGCCGGCACCAGTTCGGGGCAGGCCGGGGCTGAAGACCCAGACGGCCTGGGCAACAACCTGCTGGCGCTGGCCATCGACGCCGCCCGGGCCAAGGCGACACTCGGAGAGATCTCCGACGCGCTGGAAAAGGTCTACGGTCGCCACCAGGCCGAGATCCGGACGATTTCCGGCGTCTACCGTGACGAAGTGGGGAAGGGCAGCAACATCGCAAGCGCAACCGCCCTGGTCGAGAAGTTCGCCGAGGCCGACGGCCGCCGGCCCCGCATCCTGGTGGCCAAGATGGGCCAGGACGGGCACGACCGTGGCCAGAAGGTGATCGCCACCGCGTTCGCCGACATCGGGTTCGACGTCGACGTGGGCGCGCTGTTCTCCACCCCCGACGAGGTGGCACGCCAGGCCGCCGACAACGACGTGCACGTGGTCGGGGTGTCGTCGCTGGCCGCCGGCCATCTGACGTTGGTGCCGGCGTTGCGTGACGCACTGGCGCAGGTGGGCCGGCCCGACATCATGATCGTGGTCGGCGGGGTCATCCCGCCCGGAGACTTCGACGAGCTCTATGCCGCCGGGGCGACCGCGATCTTCCCGCCCGGCACGGTGATCGCCGACGCCGCGGTGGACCTGCTGCACACGCTCGCGGCCCGGCGGGGCTATGAGCTCTCCGACCCGGCAGGACCGGCCGCAGACCACGCGTAG
- the mutA gene encoding methylmalonyl-CoA mutase small subunit, with the protein MSIDVSADPAGMEQARARWRAAVAGVLAKSTRREAADIEAETGGEPERLLDTPVEGLAGDGGFAIRPLYTSFDALPEQPLPGQWPFVRGADPTRDVNTGWKVAEAFPHGSGSAADTNAAVLTALTEGASALVLRVGEEGVPAAELRQVFDDVYLGLVPVLLDGAGAGDYTAAAETMLALVDALEPGDRANLSVDLGADPLTAPLTQRPAPSTDDVVAVATRCAERQGVRAIAVNGPGLHNLGAGAADELAGALAAAVAYLRLLTEAGLTVADAARQISFRIAADDDQFITIAKIRAARQLWARVAEVAGAPEAGGALIHAETSLAMMTQRDPWVNMLRTTLAAFGAGVGGADTVLVWPFDTAIPGGQPGTSATFSRRIARNTQLLLLEESHLGQVLDPAGGSWFVEDLTEQLAQQAWRQFQEIEALGGFQAAREHLGERIAAVAAARAENVAHRRSAITGVNEYPNLDEPPLPAAAATADPAALRRYAAQFEALRDRSDAYLARTGARPQVLLLPLGPMAEHNIRTTFATNLLASGGIAAINPGTVGAEQVAAAAAQAGSPDVAVLCGSDARYGDEAAAVVGAARAAGIGRVYLAGPAKAVADQGDPENRPDDYLTMKVDAVAVLSDLLTRLGA; encoded by the coding sequence GTGTCAATCGACGTGTCCGCCGACCCCGCCGGTATGGAGCAGGCCCGGGCCCGCTGGCGTGCCGCTGTTGCCGGTGTGCTGGCCAAGAGCACGCGCCGCGAAGCCGCCGACATCGAGGCGGAGACCGGCGGTGAGCCCGAACGGCTGCTGGACACCCCTGTCGAGGGGCTGGCGGGCGACGGCGGATTCGCCATTCGTCCGCTCTACACCTCGTTCGACGCGCTGCCCGAGCAGCCCCTGCCCGGCCAGTGGCCCTTCGTACGCGGCGCCGACCCCACCCGCGACGTCAACACCGGATGGAAGGTCGCCGAGGCCTTTCCCCATGGCTCGGGTTCTGCCGCCGACACCAACGCGGCAGTCCTGACGGCGCTGACCGAGGGCGCCAGCGCCCTGGTCCTGCGGGTCGGCGAGGAGGGCGTGCCGGCCGCGGAGCTGCGGCAGGTCTTCGACGACGTCTACCTGGGCCTGGTGCCGGTGCTCCTCGACGGAGCGGGCGCCGGCGATTACACCGCCGCGGCCGAGACCATGCTGGCCCTGGTCGACGCGCTGGAACCGGGCGATCGGGCCAACCTGTCGGTGGACCTGGGTGCCGATCCGCTGACCGCGCCGCTGACGCAGCGTCCGGCGCCGTCGACCGACGACGTGGTCGCGGTGGCGACGCGTTGCGCCGAGCGCCAGGGCGTGCGGGCCATCGCCGTCAACGGTCCCGGCCTGCACAACCTGGGCGCCGGTGCCGCAGACGAGCTGGCGGGCGCACTGGCCGCGGCGGTCGCGTACCTGCGTCTGCTCACCGAAGCCGGCCTGACGGTGGCCGACGCCGCCCGCCAGATCAGCTTCCGGATCGCCGCCGACGATGACCAGTTCATCACCATCGCCAAAATCCGTGCGGCGCGCCAGCTTTGGGCGCGGGTCGCGGAGGTGGCCGGAGCACCGGAAGCCGGTGGCGCCCTGATTCATGCCGAGACCTCACTGGCGATGATGACGCAGCGCGACCCCTGGGTGAACATGCTGCGCACCACCTTGGCCGCCTTCGGCGCCGGTGTCGGCGGCGCGGACACCGTGCTGGTCTGGCCGTTCGACACCGCGATCCCCGGCGGGCAGCCGGGCACCTCGGCGACGTTCTCCCGGCGGATCGCGCGCAACACCCAACTGCTGCTCCTGGAGGAGTCGCACCTGGGCCAGGTGCTGGACCCCGCCGGCGGATCCTGGTTCGTCGAAGACCTCACCGAGCAGTTGGCGCAGCAGGCGTGGCGGCAGTTCCAGGAGATCGAGGCACTCGGCGGATTCCAGGCCGCCCGCGAGCACCTCGGCGAGCGGATCGCTGCAGTCGCCGCCGCCCGGGCCGAGAACGTGGCCCACCGGCGCAGCGCCATCACCGGGGTCAACGAGTACCCCAACCTCGACGAGCCGCCGTTGCCGGCCGCGGCAGCCACCGCCGACCCGGCGGCCCTGCGGCGTTACGCGGCGCAGTTCGAGGCTCTGCGCGACCGCTCCGACGCCTACCTGGCGCGCACCGGTGCCCGGCCGCAGGTGCTGCTGCTGCCGCTGGGGCCCATGGCCGAACACAACATCCGGACCACCTTCGCCACCAACCTGCTGGCGTCCGGCGGCATCGCGGCGATCAACCCCGGAACGGTCGGCGCCGAGCAGGTGGCCGCGGCTGCGGCGCAGGCCGGCTCGCCGGATGTGGCGGTGCTGTGCGGCAGCGACGCCCGCTACGGCGACGAAGCCGCCGCGGTGGTCGGGGCGGCGCGAGCCGCCGGCATCGGCCGGGTCTACCTGGCCGGCCCGGCGAAGGCCGTGGCAGACCAGGGCGATCCGGAAAACCGGCCGGACGACTACCTGACGATGAAGGTCGATGCCGTAGCGGTGTTGTCGGACCTACTGACCCGATTGGGGGCCTGA
- a CDS encoding TVP38/TMEM64 family protein yields the protein MRTAATRFPHVLRGAWSTFIATARQVALRRLALTTAVVVSLLAVAWLVPVPTAVQLRDWAQTLGPWFPAAFLVAHTVVTVFPFPRTAFTLAAGLLFGPWLGVVLAVVASALSAVGVLILMRVFGWQLSRVVNHPRLDSLDARLRRRGWPAVISLRLIPAIPFSVINYAAGASAVRLVPYTLATLVGLLPGTAAVVVLGDALTGDVSPVLFAVSACTAAVGVSLLVYEVRAHRREQPAGPGAPVDAAAGSDAPVTCPSGHR from the coding sequence GTGAGGACCGCCGCGACCCGATTCCCACACGTGCTGCGCGGCGCGTGGTCGACCTTCATCGCCACCGCGCGCCAGGTCGCCCTGCGGCGGCTGGCGCTGACGACGGCGGTGGTTGTGAGCCTGCTGGCGGTGGCCTGGCTGGTTCCGGTGCCGACCGCGGTCCAGCTGCGCGACTGGGCGCAGACGCTGGGGCCGTGGTTCCCGGCGGCGTTCCTGGTGGCGCACACCGTCGTCACGGTCTTCCCGTTCCCCCGGACCGCCTTCACGCTGGCCGCCGGTCTGCTGTTCGGACCCTGGCTGGGAGTCGTCCTGGCCGTGGTGGCCAGCGCACTCAGCGCCGTGGGAGTGCTGATCCTCATGCGTGTCTTCGGCTGGCAGCTGAGCCGGGTGGTCAACCATCCCCGCCTCGACTCGCTGGACGCCCGGTTGCGCCGGCGCGGCTGGCCGGCGGTCATATCGCTGCGCCTGATTCCGGCGATCCCGTTCTCGGTGATCAACTACGCCGCGGGCGCCTCGGCGGTGCGGCTGGTGCCCTACACCCTGGCCACCCTGGTCGGGCTGCTGCCGGGGACGGCCGCGGTGGTGGTGCTCGGGGATGCCCTGACCGGAGACGTCAGCCCGGTGCTGTTCGCGGTGTCGGCGTGCACCGCCGCGGTCGGGGTGTCGCTGCTGGTCTATGAGGTGCGCGCGCACCGGCGGGAGCAACCGGCCGGGCCGGGCGCTCCGGTCGATGCTGCGGCGGGAAGCGATGCCCCGGTGACCTGTCCGTCGGGCCACCGCTGA
- a CDS encoding MIP/aquaporin family protein, with translation MADRSAAVRKYLTEMIGTFVFMFAVLGIVLSGTDCVAATALGIGSVLMVMVYASGHISGGHLNPAVSVAAYLRGALPLSDLGPYIVAQLVGALAAFSVGFGLWHDKYAGGALDLTGNLWPAFLAELVFTFALCYVVLHTATSKDSAGNSFYGLAIGFVVAVGVIAVGAISGGAFNPAITFGLMLSGVFAWKYLWVYLIAQLLGAVAAAYAYKATTLDEHTAATRRG, from the coding sequence ATGGCTGATCGCAGCGCTGCGGTGCGTAAATATCTGACCGAAATGATCGGGACGTTCGTATTCATGTTCGCGGTGCTGGGAATCGTCTTGTCCGGCACCGACTGCGTTGCCGCCACCGCACTGGGCATCGGCTCGGTGCTGATGGTGATGGTCTACGCCAGCGGGCACATCTCCGGTGGCCATCTGAACCCCGCCGTCTCGGTTGCGGCGTATCTGCGGGGCGCCCTGCCACTGTCAGACCTGGGCCCCTACATCGTTGCGCAGCTGGTCGGCGCGCTGGCCGCGTTCAGTGTGGGCTTCGGGCTCTGGCACGACAAATATGCCGGCGGGGCACTTGACCTGACCGGCAACCTGTGGCCGGCGTTCCTGGCCGAACTGGTCTTCACCTTCGCGCTGTGTTACGTGGTGCTGCACACCGCCACCAGCAAAGACAGCGCCGGCAACAGCTTCTACGGCCTGGCGATCGGGTTCGTGGTGGCGGTCGGCGTGATTGCGGTGGGCGCCATCTCCGGCGGCGCATTCAACCCCGCCATCACCTTCGGCCTGATGCTGTCGGGGGTCTTCGCCTGGAAGTACCTCTGGGTTTACCTGATCGCCCAGCTTCTCGGCGCGGTCGCGGCCGCCTACGCCTACAAGGCCACCACCCTCGACGAGCACACCGCCGCAACCCGGCGGGGATAA
- a CDS encoding DoxX family protein encodes MRALTARSSYAALAAFLAGDAVASAVPVPYVAKNMDAMRIPAEVRWAVPVAKAATALGLAAVFRFPAVARLTTGLLALYFAGALGIHLRVRNRIANIVPAVLLLMVFAAMTIQGPHPTGGGVRAVEP; translated from the coding sequence GTGAGGGCGCTGACGGCGCGGTCGAGCTACGCAGCGCTGGCGGCGTTTCTCGCCGGCGATGCGGTCGCGTCGGCGGTTCCGGTGCCGTATGTGGCCAAAAACATGGATGCGATGCGGATTCCCGCCGAGGTCCGCTGGGCGGTTCCGGTGGCCAAGGCGGCCACCGCGCTGGGGCTGGCGGCGGTGTTCCGTTTCCCGGCCGTCGCGCGGCTCACCACCGGGTTGCTGGCCCTGTACTTCGCCGGGGCGCTCGGCATCCACCTGCGGGTGCGCAACCGCATCGCCAACATCGTTCCCGCGGTGCTGCTGCTGATGGTGTTCGCCGCGATGACGATCCAGGGCCCGCACCCCACCGGTGGCGGGGTCCGAGCCGTCGAGCCCTAG